Proteins encoded within one genomic window of Dyadobacter chenhuakuii:
- a CDS encoding O-acetylhomoserine aminocarboxypropyltransferase/cysteine synthase family protein → MKFETLQLHAGQQPDPVTNSRAVPIYQTTSYVFNNAEHAANLFALKEFGNIYSRIMNPTNDVFEKRVAALEGGVAALATASGHSAQFIAINNITTVGDNFVTTSFLYGGSHNQFKNSFKNIGVEARFADGDDVSSFEKLIDENTKFIYLETIGNPSYSVPDFEAFAALANKYDLPLMVDNTFGAAGAIFQPIKHGAHIVVQSATKWIGGHGTSIGGVIVDAGTYNWGNGKFKQFTEPSPSYHGLVMNDVFGIGGPFGNIQFIIRARVEGLRDWGPALSPFNGFLFLQGLETLSLRVERIGENALKLAQWLEAQPQVESVNYIGLESSKYHTLAKKYLTRGFGGVLSFAIKGDRSQAEKFVDNLKLISNLANVGDAKTLIIHPASTTHSQLNEIEQVSAGVHPTQLRVSVGIEHIDDIIADIEAAFGVL, encoded by the coding sequence ATGAAATTTGAGACCCTACAACTCCACGCCGGACAACAGCCAGACCCCGTAACCAATTCACGTGCGGTTCCCATCTATCAGACCACATCTTACGTGTTCAATAATGCCGAGCATGCAGCCAACTTGTTCGCATTGAAGGAGTTCGGAAACATTTATTCGAGGATCATGAATCCTACCAATGATGTTTTTGAGAAAAGAGTGGCTGCTTTGGAAGGCGGCGTTGCGGCACTGGCTACTGCATCCGGACATTCGGCCCAATTTATAGCAATCAATAACATCACGACAGTTGGCGACAATTTTGTTACCACATCGTTCCTATACGGCGGTTCGCACAACCAGTTTAAGAATTCTTTCAAAAACATAGGCGTCGAAGCGCGTTTTGCAGATGGGGACGACGTAAGCAGCTTTGAAAAGCTGATCGACGAAAACACCAAATTCATTTATCTGGAAACGATCGGCAACCCGAGCTACAGCGTTCCGGATTTTGAGGCATTTGCAGCGTTGGCCAACAAATATGATCTGCCTTTAATGGTTGACAATACATTTGGAGCAGCCGGCGCTATATTTCAGCCTATTAAGCACGGAGCGCACATTGTGGTGCAGTCGGCAACAAAATGGATCGGCGGTCACGGTACATCCATCGGTGGCGTGATTGTAGACGCGGGAACGTACAACTGGGGTAATGGTAAATTCAAGCAGTTCACCGAGCCATCACCCAGTTACCATGGCCTGGTTATGAACGATGTTTTTGGCATCGGCGGACCATTCGGCAACATTCAGTTCATCATCCGCGCCCGCGTGGAAGGTCTGCGCGACTGGGGCCCTGCCCTCTCTCCGTTCAACGGCTTCCTGTTCCTGCAAGGTCTGGAAACGCTTTCATTACGCGTCGAAAGGATTGGAGAAAACGCATTGAAACTGGCGCAATGGCTGGAAGCTCAACCACAAGTTGAAAGCGTAAATTACATCGGCCTTGAAAGCAGCAAATACCACACACTGGCAAAGAAATATCTTACAAGAGGTTTCGGAGGGGTGTTATCATTCGCCATCAAAGGGGACAGGTCACAAGCAGAAAAATTCGTAGACAACCTGAAACTGATCAGCAACCTGGCCAACGTAGGCGACGCCAAAACCCTGATCATCCACCCAGCCTCCACCACCCACTCGCAACTAAACGAAATCGAACAGGTTTCAGCAGGTGTACACCCAACCCAGTTAAGGGTTTCGGTAGGGATTGAGCATATCGATGATATTATAGCAGATATAGAGGCAGCGTTCGGGGTGTTGTAG
- a CDS encoding S9 family peptidase: MRIILPFLAVIIFSCNQNKDVNEAYQWPEATPPVAEMKDHETGMHGDKRNDEYYWMADFFRKGPDSNSVVDYLKAENAYTDTMMAATKKFQEDLFTEMKGRIKEKDESVPVFSNGYWYYTRSEEGQQYFKYCRKKGSLDAPEEMLLDVDKMAEGHPYYSAVGFNVSPDNKLLAYGVDTVSRRQYTIYIKNLETGELFKDKIFPASGGSEWGNDNKTLFYTATNPKTLLSEKIKRHTLGADSKKDAVVYAEKDNSNYIGVGKTKSEKYIIIASSATMSSEYRILDADKPEGDFEVFQPRMKNVLYDIDHQNDKFLIVTNKDALNFKLMETPLNKTGVENWKEVIPTRKDVLLEGIDVFKDFLVITERKNGLLQLRIRNIKTNAEHYVDFGEPAYMAYASSNPEFDSKNLRYVYTSLTTPNSVYDYNMETKGKELKKRQEVIGGYDPEEYVTERLYAEARDGVKVPISLVYKKGTVKSEKTPLLLYAYGSYGNSIDAAFSSTRLSLLDRGFIYAIAHIRGGQEMGRQWYEDGKLLKKKNTFYDFIDCAEYLIKGKFTSPAHLYAEGGSAGGLLMGAISNLRPDLWRGIIADVPFVDVVTTMLDESIPLTTNEFDEWGNPKEKEYYTFMKTYSPYDNVEKKDYPNMLVTTGLHDSQVQYFEPAKWVARLRTHKTDKNVLLLKTNMEAGHGGASGRFEYLKEVALQFAFMFALEGIRE, translated from the coding sequence ATGCGAATCATTTTACCTTTTTTAGCTGTTATCATTTTTTCCTGTAACCAAAATAAAGACGTGAACGAAGCATATCAATGGCCGGAAGCAACGCCTCCCGTAGCAGAAATGAAAGACCATGAAACCGGAATGCATGGCGACAAACGAAATGATGAGTATTACTGGATGGCCGATTTTTTCAGGAAAGGCCCGGACAGCAACAGCGTTGTGGATTACCTGAAAGCGGAAAATGCTTACACGGACACGATGATGGCGGCCACAAAGAAATTCCAGGAAGATCTTTTCACCGAAATGAAAGGACGTATCAAGGAGAAAGACGAGTCGGTGCCGGTGTTCAGCAATGGATATTGGTATTATACAAGAAGCGAAGAAGGCCAGCAATATTTCAAATACTGCCGCAAAAAAGGATCGCTGGACGCGCCGGAAGAGATGCTTCTGGACGTGGACAAAATGGCGGAAGGGCATCCGTATTATTCCGCGGTTGGTTTTAATGTAAGCCCTGACAATAAATTACTGGCTTATGGCGTGGACACTGTCTCGCGGCGCCAGTATACAATTTATATAAAGAACCTGGAAACGGGCGAATTGTTCAAAGACAAGATCTTCCCGGCAAGCGGCGGATCGGAGTGGGGGAATGATAACAAGACATTGTTTTACACAGCAACGAATCCCAAAACGCTGCTGAGCGAAAAGATCAAGCGGCATACATTAGGGGCCGATAGTAAAAAGGATGCGGTAGTTTATGCGGAGAAGGATAACAGCAATTACATTGGTGTTGGCAAAACCAAATCCGAAAAATACATCATCATCGCATCTTCGGCGACGATGTCATCGGAGTACAGGATCCTGGATGCGGACAAGCCGGAAGGCGATTTTGAGGTTTTTCAGCCAAGGATGAAAAATGTCCTTTACGACATCGATCATCAAAATGATAAATTCCTCATCGTTACCAATAAGGATGCGCTGAACTTCAAGCTGATGGAAACGCCGCTGAATAAGACTGGCGTGGAGAACTGGAAGGAGGTTATCCCGACCAGAAAAGATGTTCTTTTGGAAGGAATCGACGTCTTCAAGGATTTCCTGGTCATTACTGAGCGTAAAAACGGACTATTACAATTGCGTATCCGCAACATTAAAACCAATGCGGAACATTATGTGGATTTTGGCGAGCCTGCTTATATGGCTTATGCCAGTTCTAATCCTGAGTTTGATAGCAAAAATCTGCGTTATGTTTACACCTCGCTCACAACGCCCAATTCCGTGTATGATTACAACATGGAAACAAAAGGGAAGGAGCTGAAAAAGCGCCAGGAAGTGATTGGCGGATATGATCCGGAGGAATATGTGACGGAGCGCTTGTATGCAGAAGCACGCGACGGAGTAAAGGTCCCGATCTCGCTGGTTTATAAAAAAGGCACTGTGAAGAGCGAAAAGACGCCATTATTACTATATGCATATGGCTCGTACGGCAACAGCATTGACGCGGCATTCAGCAGCACCAGGCTCAGCTTGCTCGACAGGGGCTTTATATACGCAATCGCGCACATACGCGGCGGTCAGGAAATGGGGCGGCAGTGGTATGAAGACGGTAAGTTGCTGAAAAAGAAAAACACATTCTACGACTTCATCGACTGCGCGGAATATTTGATCAAGGGCAAATTTACATCACCTGCACACCTATACGCAGAAGGTGGCAGCGCGGGAGGCTTGTTAATGGGCGCCATTTCCAACCTCCGTCCGGACCTATGGCGAGGCATCATCGCCGACGTGCCATTCGTAGACGTGGTCACAACCATGCTCGACGAAAGCATCCCATTAACCACCAACGAGTTCGACGAATGGGGTAACCCGAAGGAAAAGGAATATTATACATTCATGAAAACATATTCCCCTTATGACAATGTCGAGAAAAAAGACTATCCCAACATGCTCGTAACCACCGGCCTGCACGATAGCCAAGTCCAATACTTCGAGCCCGCCAAATGGGTCGCAAGGCTCAGAACCCATAAAACCGATAAGAATGTGCTGCTGCTAAAAACAAACATGGAAGCCGGCCACGGAGGAGCGTCGGGGAGGTTTGAATATTTGAAAGAAGTGGCGCTGCAATTTGCGTTTATGTTCGCATTGGAGGGGATTCGGGAGTAA
- the polA gene encoding DNA polymerase I: MDKPVHKLFLLDAMALIYRAHFAFIKAPRITSKGLNTSAVFGFTNTLLEVLQKEKPTHIGVAFDTSAPTFRHIQYEAYKAQREAQPEDITVAIPLVKRLLEAMCIPILVLDGYEADDIIGTIAKEASAAGFEVFMMTPDKDYGQLVEEHVYIYKPAFLGKGAEVLGVQQILDRWQIQRIDQVIDILGLMGDAVDNIPGVPGVGEKTAQKLIAEYDTIENLITHADEVKGKLGEKLRENIDKAVLSKQLATIDIKVPVPFDPEDLTVCAANADKIIELFDELEFKTLKTRILGSSTQTITPALKPGPGKGGQLDIFGNPTEELGKQPAIISEGIADDDAPEQSYEDLHIPTTKSTIDNTFHRYHTVDTPELLKSLAYYLSLQESFCFDTETTSLDTIDAELVGLSFAYLPGEAFYIPVPADREKAIEILENFREVFENESIEKIGQNIKYDLLVLRSYGIEIHGKLSDTMLAHYLLEPDKRHGMDILAASYLNYEPVSITSLIGKKGVKQGTMRDVSISEITQYAGEDADITLQLNTIFSRELPKVNAFKLFEQVEMPLLKVLASMESKGVRLDIGALKEMSNVLELDLRQTESEIYASAGQSFNISSPKQLGEVLFDKMKLIEKPKKTKTGQYATGEDILSELENSHEIARKILDYRELQKLKSTYVDALPLLVSSRTGRIHTSYNQAVAATGRLSSTNPNLQNIPIRTPRGREIRKAFVPDNEEFQILSADYSQIELRIMAAFSGDESMIEAFNQGRDIHATTASKVFKVPLEEVTSDMRRKSKMVNFGIIYGISAFGLAQRLAIPRGEAGEIIRAYFEEFPAVKGYMDKVVNDAREKEFVETILGRRRYVPDINSRNQTNRGYAERNAINAPIQGSAADMIKVAMINIHDFIAKEKLKSRMILQVHDELVFDAHRDEIDLLKERVDELMRIAIPLPVKMETGIGIGANWLEAH, translated from the coding sequence ATGGATAAACCCGTTCATAAACTTTTCCTGCTGGACGCGATGGCGTTGATCTACCGTGCGCATTTTGCATTTATCAAAGCGCCCAGGATCACGTCAAAGGGATTGAATACAAGTGCTGTATTTGGCTTTACCAATACATTGCTTGAAGTTTTGCAAAAGGAAAAACCTACACACATCGGCGTTGCATTCGACACATCCGCACCTACATTCAGGCACATACAATATGAGGCCTATAAGGCGCAGCGCGAAGCCCAGCCGGAGGATATTACAGTGGCCATTCCACTGGTAAAGCGACTCCTGGAAGCAATGTGTATCCCGATCCTCGTTCTGGACGGTTATGAGGCGGATGACATTATCGGGACCATTGCCAAGGAAGCTTCTGCGGCGGGTTTTGAAGTTTTTATGATGACGCCGGACAAAGATTACGGTCAGCTTGTGGAAGAGCATGTGTACATATATAAGCCCGCTTTCCTGGGCAAAGGTGCAGAAGTGCTCGGTGTTCAGCAGATCCTCGACCGCTGGCAGATCCAGCGTATCGATCAGGTGATTGACATTCTGGGATTGATGGGCGACGCGGTGGACAACATTCCGGGTGTGCCGGGTGTGGGTGAAAAGACGGCCCAGAAACTGATCGCGGAATACGACACCATTGAAAACCTCATCACGCACGCCGACGAAGTAAAAGGCAAGTTAGGTGAAAAGCTGCGTGAGAACATCGATAAGGCGGTGCTGAGCAAGCAGCTCGCAACGATCGACATTAAAGTTCCGGTCCCGTTTGATCCCGAAGACCTTACCGTTTGTGCAGCCAATGCTGATAAAATCATCGAGCTGTTTGACGAGCTGGAATTCAAAACGCTTAAAACCAGGATTTTGGGCTCATCAACTCAAACAATTACCCCGGCTTTAAAGCCGGGGCCGGGAAAAGGCGGACAGCTCGATATTTTTGGAAATCCAACCGAGGAACTGGGTAAACAGCCCGCCATCATCAGCGAAGGGATCGCAGACGACGACGCCCCGGAGCAGTCATACGAGGATTTGCATATCCCGACAACGAAGTCGACCATCGACAACACATTCCACCGTTACCATACCGTGGATACGCCGGAATTGCTGAAAAGCCTGGCTTACTATCTCTCATTACAGGAATCGTTTTGTTTTGATACGGAAACCACATCGCTGGACACCATTGATGCTGAACTTGTAGGACTTTCATTCGCCTATCTGCCCGGAGAAGCGTTCTACATCCCGGTCCCTGCCGATCGCGAGAAAGCCATTGAAATTTTGGAAAATTTCAGGGAAGTATTTGAAAATGAATCCATTGAAAAAATCGGGCAAAATATAAAATATGACCTGCTGGTGCTGAGAAGTTACGGAATTGAAATCCATGGCAAACTCAGCGACACCATGCTGGCACATTACCTGCTGGAACCGGACAAGCGCCACGGTATGGACATTCTGGCCGCTTCCTATCTCAATTACGAACCGGTTTCCATTACTTCGCTGATTGGCAAAAAAGGGGTAAAACAAGGCACTATGCGCGATGTTTCCATTTCTGAGATAACGCAATATGCAGGCGAGGACGCCGATATTACATTGCAGCTGAACACGATCTTCTCGCGCGAGCTGCCGAAGGTGAATGCATTCAAACTGTTCGAGCAAGTTGAGATGCCACTTTTGAAAGTGCTCGCTTCCATGGAAAGCAAAGGCGTAAGGCTCGACATAGGCGCATTGAAAGAGATGTCCAATGTGCTTGAACTGGATCTGAGGCAAACAGAAAGTGAAATTTACGCATCAGCAGGGCAATCATTCAATATCAGCTCGCCGAAGCAGCTGGGTGAGGTCCTTTTCGATAAAATGAAACTGATTGAGAAGCCGAAAAAAACCAAAACCGGGCAGTATGCAACGGGCGAGGACATTCTCTCGGAGCTCGAAAACAGTCATGAAATTGCACGTAAAATCTTGGATTACAGGGAACTGCAAAAGCTGAAATCAACTTATGTGGACGCACTGCCTTTGCTGGTAAGTAGTCGCACCGGGCGCATTCATACATCTTACAATCAGGCAGTTGCGGCAACCGGTCGGTTGAGCTCAACGAATCCTAACCTCCAAAACATTCCGATCCGCACACCGCGCGGGCGGGAGATCAGAAAAGCGTTTGTGCCTGATAATGAGGAATTTCAGATTCTTTCTGCGGATTATTCCCAAATCGAGCTGCGCATTATGGCGGCGTTCAGCGGGGATGAAAGTATGATCGAAGCATTCAATCAGGGGCGTGACATTCACGCAACTACGGCCAGTAAGGTTTTCAAAGTGCCATTGGAGGAAGTGACCTCGGACATGCGGAGGAAATCGAAAATGGTCAATTTTGGTATCATTTACGGGATTTCAGCATTCGGGCTCGCTCAAAGACTGGCTATTCCACGGGGTGAAGCCGGCGAAATCATCCGGGCATATTTTGAAGAATTCCCTGCCGTGAAAGGTTATATGGACAAAGTGGTGAATGATGCGCGGGAAAAGGAATTTGTGGAAACCATCCTGGGAAGGCGCCGCTACGTGCCGGACATTAATTCCAGGAACCAGACCAACCGCGGTTATGCCGAACGAAATGCCATTAATGCGCCCATACAAGGCTCAGCAGCCGATATGATCAAGGTGGCGATGATCAACATTCATGATTTTATCGCAAAGGAGAAACTCAAATCTCGCATGATCCTGCAAGTGCATGATGAATTGGTTTTTGATGCGCACCGGGACGAAATCGATCTGCTGAAAGAAAGAGTGGATGAGCTCATGCGCATCGCCATTCCGCTGCCTGTAAAAATGGAAACCGGGATCGGCATCGGCGCCAACTGGCTCGAAGCACATTAA
- a CDS encoding SusC/RagA family TonB-linked outer membrane protein — protein sequence MRNKLLPLIESRKIPRLCQQGLAMLLIFLATFAATMANAAKPDRTITGKITDENSLGLPGVSVVLKGTTSGTISDSEGRYTVTVPDNAVTLIYSYVGYLSQEVAIGSESVIDILMKPDARNLNEVVVTALGIKQETKRLGYAVQEIKGGDLDKARETNFVSGLAGKVAGVQVMSSPSGIGGSARITIRGDKSLDINKNQPLFVIDGVPITNALTGSSGRDFQELDYGNGASLINPDDVESMTVLKGANASALYGSRGANGVIVITTKSGKNSKGLGVSVNAGVTFENPLILPKFQRKYGQGNNGEFSFVDGSGGGTRDGVDESWGPQMDGRLIAQANSPTSNGYRGGDISLVDDGILGSPADLAARGTITPTPFVPGNNLKDFYETGITNNTNVSVTGSNEKGDFRLSYTLLDQKGIIPNTDIKRNTFALNSGYNLSPKLSVRISANYVHSQSDNRPNLTYGTESIIYLLHCWMGQHVDLNSLKDYWIPGMENRQQYNFNYNYHDNPYFNLYENTNSQNANRIFGNISLKYDFTSWLSLQLRGGTDFNNELRKRRRAFSTQRFPFGSYREERVRNGESNFDFLLSANKEFSEDFTFGANLGANRQISNTNNLEVTAPQLLIPGIFSFNNTRIPLVSSIDDINKVINSVYGSVQFGYKNFLFLDVTARNDWSTALTLPVAADSLGQTINSYFYPSASLSAVVSDVVTMPEWVSFGKVRTSLAQVGNDTDPYRFTSGYSRDNPWGDYPIYNSTNRLVNYNLKPEISTSFEIGTEWRFLKGRAGLDFTFYNINTKNQILPSVPVSITSGFGDRIVNAGEIRNYGYEVMLTGTPIQTSDFKWDVNVNWSANRSKVVKFDGEVTDYQMAERHGVSIRAQVGERMGDMYAIGFKKVEDKNSPYFGQQIFNESGRFMGTSKLVKVGNYNADWMAGIRNTFTYKNVSLSGLLDIRHGGQIFSETFVVGLEAGQLEETLEGRADGYDITKAGNGVIGKGVIENADGSYRVNDVKLTAREYHQSRTGNRDIPQGGIFNASYAKLREVRLGYAIPARYLSRAKIKGLNVSVVGRNLAVWSKVPHVDPETSSLSGGTIVPGIESVGMPTTRSWGFNLGFTF from the coding sequence ATGCGAAACAAACTTTTACCACTAATTGAAAGCCGGAAAATTCCGCGGCTCTGCCAGCAAGGATTAGCAATGCTGCTCATTTTCCTGGCCACTTTCGCAGCAACAATGGCCAATGCAGCCAAACCCGACCGAACCATCACCGGAAAGATCACTGACGAAAACAGCCTGGGACTGCCGGGCGTTAGCGTCGTGCTCAAAGGAACAACATCCGGCACAATCTCCGATTCAGAAGGGCGCTATACCGTTACTGTGCCCGACAATGCAGTCACATTGATTTACTCTTATGTGGGCTATTTATCCCAGGAAGTGGCCATCGGCAGCGAGTCGGTTATCGATATTCTTATGAAACCCGACGCCAGGAACCTGAACGAAGTGGTGGTTACGGCCCTGGGTATCAAGCAGGAAACGAAAAGATTGGGCTATGCCGTCCAGGAAATAAAGGGCGGCGACCTGGATAAGGCGCGCGAGACGAACTTCGTCAGCGGGCTGGCCGGAAAAGTGGCAGGTGTGCAGGTCATGAGCAGCCCAAGCGGCATCGGCGGATCAGCACGTATAACCATCAGGGGTGACAAGTCACTTGATATCAATAAAAATCAACCCTTGTTCGTGATCGACGGGGTGCCTATCACCAATGCCTTGACGGGGTCGAGCGGCCGCGATTTTCAGGAACTGGATTACGGAAACGGTGCATCGCTGATTAATCCGGACGATGTGGAATCCATGACTGTGCTGAAAGGTGCGAATGCATCGGCGCTCTACGGATCACGAGGTGCAAATGGTGTGATCGTGATCACAACGAAATCCGGTAAAAATAGCAAAGGGCTGGGCGTTTCGGTGAATGCGGGCGTGACTTTTGAAAACCCATTGATCCTGCCGAAATTCCAACGTAAATATGGCCAGGGAAATAATGGTGAATTTTCGTTTGTAGACGGAAGCGGCGGTGGGACCCGTGACGGCGTAGACGAAAGCTGGGGACCGCAAATGGACGGCCGCCTGATTGCACAGGCCAACTCTCCTACTTCCAACGGTTACCGCGGCGGCGACATTTCACTGGTCGATGACGGCATTTTGGGCTCCCCTGCAGACCTGGCAGCACGCGGCACCATTACACCAACACCTTTCGTGCCGGGAAATAATTTGAAAGACTTTTACGAGACAGGGATTACCAACAACACCAACGTTTCGGTGACCGGCTCGAACGAAAAGGGCGATTTCCGTCTTTCTTACACACTTTTGGACCAAAAAGGAATCATTCCCAACACCGATATCAAGCGCAATACATTTGCATTGAACTCGGGCTATAACCTGTCCCCGAAATTAAGCGTGCGTATTTCAGCAAACTATGTGCACAGCCAAAGCGACAACCGCCCTAACCTGACTTACGGAACAGAAAGCATCATTTATCTTCTGCATTGCTGGATGGGTCAGCACGTGGATCTGAATAGTTTGAAGGATTACTGGATTCCCGGAATGGAAAACAGACAGCAATATAACTTCAACTATAACTATCACGACAACCCGTATTTCAACCTTTACGAGAATACAAACAGCCAGAATGCCAACCGCATCTTCGGAAATATTTCTCTTAAATATGATTTCACAAGCTGGTTGAGCCTGCAATTACGCGGCGGAACGGACTTTAATAACGAGCTCAGAAAACGTCGCAGGGCATTCAGTACGCAGCGTTTCCCTTTCGGAAGCTATCGTGAAGAGCGCGTTCGGAACGGTGAATCCAACTTTGACTTCTTATTAAGTGCTAATAAGGAGTTCAGCGAGGATTTTACATTCGGTGCAAACCTTGGCGCTAACCGCCAGATCAGCAACACGAATAACCTGGAAGTAACTGCTCCTCAGTTGCTTATCCCCGGTATTTTTAGTTTCAATAACACGAGAATCCCACTTGTAAGCTCCATTGACGACATTAACAAGGTCATTAACAGCGTTTACGGATCGGTGCAGTTTGGTTATAAGAACTTCCTTTTCCTCGACGTAACAGCGCGTAACGACTGGTCAACGGCATTAACGCTTCCTGTGGCAGCCGATTCACTAGGGCAAACGATCAATTCCTATTTCTATCCATCGGCATCATTGAGCGCAGTGGTGAGCGACGTGGTTACGATGCCGGAATGGGTTTCGTTTGGTAAAGTCCGCACGAGTTTGGCACAGGTTGGTAATGATACGGACCCTTATCGCTTTACTTCCGGTTACAGCCGCGATAATCCATGGGGAGACTATCCGATTTACAACTCTACCAACAGGCTTGTTAACTACAATTTGAAACCGGAGATCAGCACCTCATTTGAAATCGGGACAGAATGGCGTTTTCTGAAAGGCCGCGCCGGACTTGATTTCACTTTTTATAATATCAATACAAAAAACCAGATCCTGCCATCCGTTCCGGTTTCCATTACCTCCGGTTTTGGCGACAGGATCGTCAATGCGGGTGAGATCAGGAATTACGGGTATGAAGTAATGCTTACAGGCACTCCTATCCAGACTTCGGATTTCAAATGGGATGTCAATGTAAACTGGTCGGCAAACAGAAGCAAGGTTGTCAAATTTGACGGCGAAGTGACTGATTATCAAATGGCAGAGCGCCATGGCGTATCCATTCGTGCCCAAGTAGGTGAGCGCATGGGTGATATGTATGCCATTGGTTTCAAGAAAGTGGAAGACAAGAACAGCCCTTACTTCGGACAGCAGATCTTTAACGAATCGGGACGTTTCATGGGCACCAGCAAGCTGGTAAAAGTAGGAAACTACAACGCCGACTGGATGGCCGGAATCAGGAACACATTCACCTATAAGAACGTCAGCCTGAGCGGATTGCTTGACATCCGTCACGGCGGTCAGATCTTCTCCGAAACATTTGTAGTAGGTCTGGAAGCCGGACAGCTGGAAGAGACACTCGAAGGACGTGCCGATGGCTACGACATTACCAAGGCTGGCAACGGCGTAATTGGTAAAGGTGTGATCGAAAATGCGGACGGAAGCTATCGCGTGAATGATGTGAAACTCACTGCCAGGGAATATCACCAGTCACGCACGGGTAATCGCGACATTCCGCAAGGCGGGATTTTCAACGCTTCCTATGCCAAATTGAGAGAGGTTCGTTTGGGATATGCTATTCCAGCGAGATATCTGTCACGCGCAAAGATTAAGGGACTTAATGTTTCCGTTGTGGGACGAAATCTTGCAGTTTGGAGCAAAGTGCCGCACGTGGATCCGGAAACTTCTTCGCTGAGCGGCGGCACCATCGTTCCTGGTATTGAATCAGTTGGAATGCCTACCACACGCAGCTGGGGCTTCAATCTTGGATTTACTTTTTAA